A window of the Citrus sinensis cultivar Valencia sweet orange chromosome 9, DVS_A1.0, whole genome shotgun sequence genome harbors these coding sequences:
- the LOC107174447 gene encoding uncharacterized protein LOC107174447 has translation MSNRKRKLIVDEGDEESGDSGLNVSITTDFLGPSSSVGPSHGKDTLEYPRPLVVSPSPELELVGNRGGSASGSGEDHGFSGVGIPEGTGDGEGSSFGPSGPAKKRHLGHRVEADSYPIDFIACATTPTDLFKLRNLYDIPNDVLLVVPGKGDVPSRPPKGYVTMHLESFRLGARLPLQRYFAKILGDMHLAPESWGLIGGLEDRPLLWVETALFNASTCQDLLSPTSLVGSGLVDLAVGMDNTILSAMSRKSGRAPSSSSNPPPPPKKTSVGPSKAPVPALPPPPPRKSGGEKTSDKSPEASHQSGDRSSPLPSRDQADYLSPYQKDFKKSVGPKMVKDIESMNLSELAASVQRVSFRLATMVSCYKIGSARHERKLQADNQELKKKADSADRSKEKLAELNKEITELEEKVAVAESTSSKLEGELGDLRSDLQATQTERNTLRAALEGEIKSLGEQLTEERGKSADVDDRLDAEYDFGVAFSYKCIMSVLKTEYPELDMSKLEAGVQRYMAEVDQADKEQGEQEQVEAPLDGVQEGEAGQRVFEVGQRSVPPPPDIADLPPPDITDLPPPEIADPSPAEAVDPPNP, from the exons ATGTCAAATCGGAAAAGAAAGTTAATTGTTGACGAGGGTGATGAAGAATCAGGGGATTCAGGCCTCAACGTGTCAATAACCACAGATTTCTTAGGCCCCTCCAGTAGTGTAGGTCCTTCCCATGGTAAGGATACCCTTGAGTACCCACGACCCTTGGTTGTCTCTCCCTCCCCCGAACTAGAGCTTGTAGGGAATAGAGGTGGGTCTGCGTCGGGCTCTGGTGAGGACCACGGCTTTAGTGGGGTTGGGATCCCTGAAGGAACTGGTGATGGTGAGGGGAGCAGTTTCGGACCGAGCGGACCTGCTAAAAAAAGGCATCTTGGCCATAGGGTGGAGGCTGATTCCTACCCTATTGATTTCATAGCTTGTGCCACCACCCCCACTGATCTATTTAAGCTTAGGAACCTCTACGACATCCCCAATGATGTTCTTCTTGTAGTTCCTGGAAAAGGTGATGTCCCTAGTCGGCCTCCGAAAGGGTATGTGACGATGCATTTGGAGAGTTTCAGACTAGGAGCTCGGCTGCCCCTTCAACGTTATTTTGCCAAGATATTGGGCGATATGCACCTAGCCCCAG AATCGTGGGGTTTAATCGGGGGGCTTGAAGATCGACCTTTGCTTTGGGTGGAAACTGCTCTGTTTAACGCTTCTACCTGCCAAGACCTCCTGTCCCCAACAAGCCTGGTCGGTTCGGGCCTAGTGGACCTAGCTGTTGGAATGGATAACACGATCCTTAGCGCAATGAGCAGGAAGAGTGGTCGAGCTCCAAGTAGCTCCAGCAACCCCCCTCCTCCTCCGAAGAAAACCAGCGTCGGCCCTTCCAAGGCTCCTGTCCCTGCTCTGCCCCCTCCCCCACCCCGTAAGAGTGGCGGGGAGAAAACTTCTGACAAGAGTCCTGAGGCCAGCCACCAGTCTGGGGACCGATCTTCTCCTCTACCATCTCGGGATCAAGCAGACTACCTGAGCCCGTATCAGAAGGATTTCAAGAAATCGGTGGGGCCCAAGATGGTGAAGGACATCGAGAGTATGAACCTCTCCGAGCTAGCTGCTTCTGTTCAGAGAGTGTCCTTCAGGTTGGCCACTATGGTTTCGTGCTATAAGATTGGGTCCGCGCGCCATGAGAGGAAGCTCCAAGCTGATAATCaggaattgaagaagaaagctgACTCTGCTGATCGCTCCAAGGAGAAGCTGGCTGAGCTGAACAAGGAGATTACGGAGCTAGAGGAGAAGGTTGCGGTTGCTGAATCCACTTCCTCCAAACTCGAGGGCGAGTTGGGTGACCTGAGATCTGATCTTCAAGCTACTCAAACTGAAAGGAATACTTTGAGGGCCGCCCTTGAGGGGGAAATCAAATCCTTGGGTGAGCAGCTGACTGAGGAGAGAGGCAAATCCGCTGATGTGGATGATCGGCTGGATGCCGAGTATGATTTTGGGGTTGCCTTCTCCTACAAGTGCATCATGTCTGTGCTTAAGACTGAATATCCCGAGCTAGACATGAGCAAGCTGGAGGCCGGAGTGCAGCGGTATATGGCAGAGGTCGACCAAGCAGATAAGGAGCAGGGTGAGCAGGAGCAGGTGGAGGCTCCTTTGGATGGGGTGCAGGAGGGAGAAGCTGGGCAGCGTGTTTTTGAAGTAGGACAGAGGTCCGTGCCTCCTCCTCCCGATATTGCTGACCTTCCACCTCCCGATATTACTGACCTTCCACCTCCCGAGATAGCTGACCCTTCACCTGCTGAGGCCGTTGATCCTCCTAATCCTTAG